The Chlorocebus sabaeus isolate Y175 chromosome 6, mChlSab1.0.hap1, whole genome shotgun sequence genome has a segment encoding these proteins:
- the CFD gene encoding complement factor D, producing the protein MHSWEHLAVLVLLGVAACAAQPRGRILGGREAEAHARPYMASVQVNGEHLCGGVLVAEQWVLSAAHCLEDAADGKVQVLLGAHSLSQPEPSKRLYDVLRAVPHPDSRPDTIDHDLLLLQLSEKATLGPAVRPLPWQRVDRDVEPGTLCDVAGWGIVSHAGRRPDRLQHVLLPVLDRAICNRRTHHDGAITQRMMCAESNRRDSCKGDSGGPLVCGGVLEGVVTSGSRVCGNRKKPGIYTRVASYAAWIDSVLA; encoded by the exons ATGCACAGCTGGGAGCACCTGGCAGTTCTGGTCCTCCTAGGAGTCGCCGCCTGTG CGGCGCAGCCCCGCGGTCGGATCCTGGGCGGCAGAGAGGCCGAGGCCCACGCGCGGCCCTACATGGCGTCGGTGCAGGTGAACGGCGAGCACCTCTGCGGCGGCGTCCTGGTGGCCGAGCAGTGGGTGCTGAGCGCGGCGCACTGCCTGGAGGACGC GGCCGACGGGAAGGTGCAGGTTCTCCTGGGCGCGCACTCCCTGTCGCAGCCGGAGCCCTCCAAGCGCCTGTACGACGTGCTCCGCGCAGTGCCCCACCCGGACAGCAGGCCCGACACCATCGACCACGACCTCCTCCTGCTGCAG CTGTCCGAGAAGGCCACGCTGGGCCCTGCTGTGCGCCCCCTGCCCTGGCAGCGCGTAGACCGCGACGTGGAGCCGGGCACTCTCTGCGACGTGGCCGGCTGGGGCATAGTCAGCCACGCGGGCCGTCGCCCGGACCGCCTGCAGCACGTGCTCTTGCCAGTGCTGGACCGCGCCATCTGCAACCGGCGCACGCACCACGACGGCGCCATCACCCAGCGTATGATGTGCGCGGAGAGCAACCGCCGGGACAGCTGCAAA GGCGACTCCGGGGGCCCGCTGGTGTGCGGAGGCGTGCTCGAGGGCGTGGTCACCTCGGGCTCGCGAGTTTGCGGCAACCGCAAGAAGCCGGGGATCTACACGCGCGTGGCGAGCTATGCGGCCTGGATCGACAGCGTCCTGGCCTAG
- the ELANE gene encoding neutrophil elastase codes for MTLGCRLSCLFLACVLPALLLGGPALASEIVGGRRAQPHAWPFMASLQRRGGHFCGATLIAPNFVMSAAHCVANVNFRSVRVVLGAHNLQRQERTRQVFAVQRVFENGYDPINLLNDIVVLQLNGSATINNNVQVAQLPAQGRRVGNGVQCLAMGWGHLGGNRGIASVLQELNVTVVTSLCRHGNVCTLVRRRRAGVCFGDSGSPLVCNGLIHGIASFVRGGCASGLYPDAFAPVALFVNWINSIIQRSEDHPYSLDPASRTH; via the exons ATGACCCTTGGCTGCCGACTCTCCTGTCTTTTCCTCGCCTGTGTCCTGCCGGCCTTGCTGCTGGGGG GCCCCGCGCTGGCCTCCGAGATTGTGGGCGGCCGGCGAGCGCAGCCCCACGCGTGGCCCTTCATGGCGTCCCTGCAGCGGCGTGGAGGCCACTTCTGCGGCGCCACCCTGATTGCGCCCAACTTCGTCATGTCGGCCGCGCACTGCGTGGCGAACGT AAACTTCCGCTCCGTGCGCGTGGTCCTGGGAGCCCATAACCTGCAGCGGCAGGAGCGCACCCGGCAGGTGTTCGCCGTGCAGCGCGTCTTCGAAAACGGCTACGACCCCATCAACTTGCTCAACGACATCGTGGTTCTCCAG CTCAATGGGTCGGCCACCATCAACAACAACGTGCAGGTGGCCCAGCTGCCAGCCCAGGGCCGCCGTGTGGGCAACGGGGTGCAGTGCCTGGCCATGGGCTGGGGCCATCTGGGCGGGAACCGTGGGATCGCCAGTGTCCTGCAGGAGCTCAACGTGACGGTGGTGACGTCCCTCTGCCGCCATGGCAACGTCTGCACTCTCGTGAGGCGTCGGCGGGCCGGCGTCTGCTTT GGGGACTCTGGCAGCCCCTTGGTCTGCAACGGGCTAATCCACGGAATTGCTTCGTTCGTCCGGGGAGGCTGCGCCTCGGGGCTCTACCCCGATGCCTTTGCCCCGGTGGCACTGTTTGTAAACTGGATCAACTCCATCATCCAACGCTCCGAGGACCATCCCTATTCCCTGGACCCGGCCAGCAGGACCCACTGA
- the PRTN3 gene encoding myeloblastin has translation MASLQVQSDLGSHFCGGTLIHPSFVLTAAHCLQDIPHRLVNVVLGAHNVHTQEPGQQHFAVAQVFQNNYDAENKLNDVLLIQLNRPANLSASVATVQLPQQDQPVPHGTQCLAMGWGRVGTHDPPARVLQELNVTVVTFLCRPHNVCTFVPRRSAGICFGDSGGPLICDGVIQGVDSFVIRGCATRQFPDFFARVALYVDWIRSTLRRVGAEGHP, from the exons ATGGCCTCGCTGCAGGTGCAGAGCGACCTGGGCAGCCACTTCTGCGGGGGCACCTTGATCCACCCCAGCTTCGTGCTGACGGCCGCGCACTGCCTGCAGGACAT CCCCCACCGCCTGGTGAACGTGGTGCTCGGAGCCCACAACGTGCACACGCAGGAGCCCGGCCAGCAGCACTTCGCGGTGGCGCAGGTGTTTCAGAACAACTACGACGCTGAGAACAAACTGAACGACGTTCTCCTCATCCAG CTAAACCGTCCGGCCAACCTCAGTGCCTCCGTCGCCACAGTCCAGCTGCCACAGCAGGACCAGCCAGTGCCCCACGGCACCCAGTGCCTGGCCATGGGCTGGGGACGCGTGGGCACCCACGACCCCCCAGCCCGGGTCCTGCAGGAGCTCAATGTCACCGTGGTCACCTTCCTGTGCCGGCCACACAACGTGTGCACTTTCGTCCCTCGCCGTAGTGCCGGCATCTGCTTT GGAGACTCAGGTGGCCCCCTGATCTGTGACGGCGTCATCCAGGGAGTAGACTCCTTTGTGATCCGGGGATGTGCCACCCGCCAGTTTCCCGACTTCTTCGCACGGGTAGCCCTCTACGTGGACTGGATCCGTTCCACGCTGCGCCGCGTGGGGGCCGAGGGCCACCCCTGA